A genomic region of Halococcus sediminicola contains the following coding sequences:
- the hmgA gene encoding hydroxymethylglutaryl-CoA reductase (NADPH) — translation MTDATDLAARVREGDIALHELEAHTDADTAAAARRRVIESETDARLDTVGDYGIDAADAEPNIENMLGTVQIPLGVAGPLPVTGEREERKEYLPLATTEGALVASVNRGCAVIRAADGANARVTKRAMTRAPVFRVSDIVEAQAVVEWVRDSHEALAAAAEATTSHGELVEITPYAVGDSVFLRFGYDTKDAMGMNMATIATGEACEVVERETPAELVALSGNLCTDKKPAAINAVEGRGRSVTADVRIPNEVVEERLHATPEAIAEINTRKNLVGSAKAGSLGFNAQAANIVAAAFLATGQDAAQVVEGANAITTVEARDDELYASVSLASLEVGTVGGGTKLPTQSEALSVLGLRGGGDPPGTNADRLAEIIAAGALAGELSLLGALASRHLSSAHEALGR, via the coding sequence ATGACCGACGCCACGGACCTCGCCGCGCGCGTCCGCGAGGGCGACATCGCGCTTCACGAACTGGAAGCCCACACGGATGCCGACACCGCCGCCGCCGCACGCCGACGGGTCATCGAATCCGAAACCGACGCGCGACTCGATACCGTAGGGGACTACGGCATTGACGCCGCCGACGCCGAGCCGAACATCGAGAACATGCTCGGTACTGTGCAGATTCCGCTGGGCGTCGCCGGCCCGCTCCCGGTGACCGGCGAGCGCGAGGAGAGGAAAGAATACCTGCCGCTCGCGACCACCGAGGGCGCGCTCGTCGCCAGCGTGAATCGCGGCTGTGCGGTGATTCGGGCGGCCGACGGTGCGAACGCCCGCGTCACGAAACGAGCGATGACGCGCGCACCGGTCTTCCGAGTAAGTGACATCGTCGAGGCTCAAGCGGTCGTCGAGTGGGTCCGGGATAGCCACGAGGCGCTCGCCGCGGCCGCCGAAGCGACGACGAGCCACGGCGAACTCGTCGAAATCACCCCCTACGCGGTTGGCGATTCGGTCTTTCTCAGGTTCGGCTACGACACGAAGGATGCGATGGGGATGAACATGGCGACCATCGCCACCGGCGAGGCCTGCGAGGTGGTCGAGCGTGAGACGCCGGCCGAACTCGTCGCGCTCTCGGGCAACCTCTGTACGGACAAGAAACCGGCCGCCATCAACGCCGTCGAGGGCCGGGGCAGGAGCGTCACCGCCGACGTGCGGATTCCGAACGAAGTCGTGGAAGAACGACTGCACGCCACGCCCGAAGCGATCGCCGAGATCAACACGCGCAAGAACCTCGTCGGGTCGGCCAAAGCCGGGAGTCTCGGGTTCAACGCACAGGCCGCGAACATCGTCGCCGCCGCGTTCTTGGCGACCGGACAGGACGCCGCACAGGTCGTCGAGGGGGCCAATGCCATCACCACAGTCGAGGCCCGCGATGACGAACTCTACGCGAGCGTCTCGTTGGCCAGTCTGGAGGTCGGAACAGTAGGGGGAGGGACGAAACTCCCGACCCAGTCGGAAGCGCTCTCGGTGCTCGGCCTGCGCGGCGGCGGCGACCCGCCGGGTACGAACGCCGACCGCCTCGCCGAAATCATCGCTGCGGGAGCACTCGCCGGCGAGCTGTCCCTCCTGGGGGCGCTCGCCTCGCGGCACCTGTCGAGCGCGCACGAAGCACTCGGGCGATAG
- a CDS encoding ABC transporter permease — MDARETLRMAGRSIRSHKLRSALTVIGVVIGIASVVTFASVGASVEADIVSEVGSSSASNVYVLPTPAGDDDGGPGFGGVSQPVFTEHDIDQLERTQGVRQVLPRGNVRVNALTHANDTVSRTQITATTPASFPRDAVVAGRAFRSGSEEVVISRSARRAFEGNLSVGDTLSISSEDGNETSVEVVGVVNRTAGQLPFASFSSQPRFYVPTDPFYERTLESPAVGASQRAYPQLTVVADPAQVNTVKGSVQRYLARSDAAELKPESVELTAQTSGDFVEEIQDIVGQVTRFVTAIAVIALVVAAIGIANIMLVSVAERTREIGIMKAVGARNRDVMGLFLAEATVLGAVGAVLGLPLGIAVSYGATVYAEVAFTPAYGWFAVAVVVGVLVGVVAGLYPAWRAASVDPIDALRYE, encoded by the coding sequence ATGGACGCCCGCGAGACGCTGCGGATGGCCGGGCGGTCGATCCGCTCGCACAAGTTGCGGTCGGCGCTCACGGTGATCGGTGTGGTCATCGGGATCGCGTCGGTCGTGACCTTCGCCTCGGTCGGGGCGAGCGTCGAGGCCGACATCGTGAGCGAGGTCGGCTCGTCGAGTGCGAGCAACGTCTATGTGCTCCCAACGCCGGCCGGCGACGACGATGGCGGACCGGGTTTCGGCGGTGTCAGCCAGCCCGTGTTCACCGAACACGATATCGACCAACTGGAGAGGACACAAGGCGTACGGCAGGTCCTTCCGCGCGGAAACGTCCGCGTGAATGCTCTCACACACGCGAACGACACGGTTTCGAGAACCCAGATCACTGCCACCACGCCCGCCTCGTTCCCGCGGGATGCGGTCGTCGCGGGCCGGGCCTTTCGCTCCGGCTCCGAAGAAGTGGTCATCAGCCGATCGGCCAGACGGGCCTTCGAGGGGAACCTCTCGGTCGGCGACACGCTCTCGATTTCGTCCGAAGACGGGAACGAGACGAGCGTCGAAGTGGTCGGCGTCGTCAACCGGACGGCCGGCCAACTGCCGTTCGCCTCCTTCTCCAGCCAGCCGCGGTTCTACGTGCCGACCGACCCATTCTACGAGCGCACCTTGGAGAGCCCGGCCGTCGGCGCGAGCCAGCGTGCCTACCCCCAACTCACGGTCGTCGCCGACCCGGCGCAGGTGAACACGGTCAAGGGAAGCGTCCAGCGTTATCTCGCAAGGTCCGATGCGGCCGAACTGAAGCCTGAATCGGTCGAACTGACGGCGCAGACGAGCGGCGACTTCGTCGAGGAGATCCAGGATATCGTCGGGCAGGTAACGCGATTCGTGACGGCCATCGCAGTGATCGCGCTCGTCGTCGCGGCCATCGGCATCGCCAACATCATGCTCGTCAGCGTCGCCGAGCGCACCCGCGAGATCGGGATCATGAAGGCCGTCGGCGCGCGCAACCGCGACGTGATGGGGTTGTTCCTCGCCGAGGCCACCGTCTTGGGTGCCGTGGGAGCCGTTCTCGGCCTCCCGCTCGGTATCGCGGTGAGCTACGGCGCGACGGTCTACGCCGAGGTGGCGTTCACGCCGGCGTACGGCTGGTTCGCCGTCGCCGTCGTCGTGGGTGTCCTCGTCGGGGTCGTTGCGGGCCTCTATCCGGCGTGGCGTGCAGCCAGCGTCGACCCCATCGACGCGCTGCGCTACGAATAG
- the gpmI gene encoding 2,3-bisphosphoglycerate-independent phosphoglycerate mutase has product MQAALVVLDGWGLGDHDRLDAVRAADTPTMDDLTERGASGTLDTSGRAVGLPEGQMGNSEVGHLTIGAGRIIDQSYTRITRAVEAGDLAENEAIESAFTHAAANDGRVHFMGLVSDGGVHADQRHLYALIEAAADRGIEAVTHAFTDGRDTPPKSAVEYLTDLEGVVERCGTGGVATVSGRYYAMDRDENWERTKRAYDAIIECDAEHTAATAVEAVEQSYERGDTDEFVAPTLVEGGAQSASESDQQGRESGGPALADGDSVLFFNFRADRARQLVRMLTDTRPEWEFETSPPETELATMTEYDETFEFPVAFAPHEPADTLGEVLAAHGKTQLRIAESEKYPHVTYFLNGGREVEFDGEHREIIASPDVPTYDHQPEMSAAEVTDTAISVIESEDPDVLVLNYANADMVGHTGDFAAAVAAVEAVDTQLARLIDACRGAGGDVLVTADHGNADDMGTEADPDTTHTTNPVPVVYLTADGDDGGKRIRTGGELSDLAPTVLERCGIGVPDAMTGRSLLE; this is encoded by the coding sequence ATGCAGGCGGCACTCGTCGTGCTCGACGGCTGGGGACTGGGCGACCACGACCGATTAGATGCAGTTCGCGCGGCCGACACACCGACGATGGACGACCTCACCGAACGCGGCGCGAGCGGCACCCTCGACACCTCGGGGCGGGCAGTTGGGCTTCCGGAGGGCCAGATGGGCAACAGCGAGGTCGGCCACCTCACCATCGGCGCAGGGAGGATTATCGACCAGAGCTACACCCGCATCACGCGGGCGGTCGAAGCCGGCGACCTCGCCGAGAACGAAGCCATCGAATCGGCGTTCACCCACGCCGCGGCGAACGACGGGCGCGTCCACTTCATGGGACTGGTGAGCGACGGTGGCGTCCACGCCGACCAGCGCCACCTCTACGCGCTCATCGAGGCCGCGGCTGACCGAGGAATCGAGGCGGTCACGCACGCCTTCACCGACGGGCGGGACACACCCCCCAAAAGCGCCGTCGAGTATCTCACCGACCTCGAAGGCGTCGTCGAACGCTGCGGCACCGGCGGCGTGGCCACCGTTTCGGGGCGCTACTACGCGATGGACCGGGACGAGAACTGGGAGCGCACGAAACGTGCCTACGACGCCATCATCGAGTGCGACGCCGAGCACACCGCCGCGACGGCCGTCGAAGCCGTCGAGCAGTCCTACGAGCGCGGCGACACCGACGAGTTCGTCGCACCGACGCTGGTCGAGGGTGGGGCGCAATCCGCCTCGGAGAGCGACCAGCAGGGCCGTGAGTCGGGCGGTCCCGCACTCGCGGATGGCGACAGCGTCCTCTTCTTCAATTTCCGCGCCGACCGCGCGCGCCAACTCGTTCGCATGCTGACGGACACACGACCCGAGTGGGAATTCGAGACGTCCCCACCCGAGACCGAGTTGGCCACGATGACCGAGTACGACGAAACCTTCGAGTTCCCCGTCGCCTTTGCTCCCCACGAACCCGCAGACACCCTCGGTGAGGTGCTCGCGGCACATGGAAAGACGCAGCTTCGCATCGCCGAATCAGAGAAGTACCCCCACGTGACTTACTTCCTGAACGGTGGGCGAGAAGTAGAGTTCGACGGCGAGCACAGAGAAATCATCGCCAGTCCCGACGTGCCGACCTACGACCACCAGCCCGAGATGAGTGCCGCGGAGGTGACGGACACGGCCATCTCGGTGATCGAATCCGAAGACCCGGACGTGCTGGTGCTCAACTACGCGAACGCGGACATGGTAGGCCACACGGGCGATTTCGCGGCGGCCGTCGCCGCGGTCGAAGCCGTCGATACCCAGCTGGCAAGGCTGATCGACGCCTGTCGTGGGGCGGGCGGCGACGTGCTCGTGACCGCAGACCACGGCAACGCCGACGACATGGGGACTGAAGCGGACCCCGACACGACCCACACCACGAATCCGGTTCCGGTCGTCTATCTCACGGCCGACGGTGACGACGGCGGCAAACGGATTCGAACCGGTGGCGAACTGTCGGACCTCGCGCCGACCGTCCTCGAACGCTGTGGTATCGGGGTCCCCGACGCGATGACCGGCCGCTCGCTGCTGGAGTAG
- a CDS encoding outer membrane lipoprotein-sorting protein, with the protein MDDSGTRGRVSPAIALVLVCVVGAVVGGVAFAQTTDGPSGEAILEDTQEKYESAETLTGSAEITMSNASANHTGTVEYALADDEGARVALTTDGRTVTMGTNGSVAWVDSPTLQRTWAVENARDTSEVCEAARERAATFDANDSAPGAETMEAAAANLSTVDCESLPAEWDEANDSLPTNLSEANLSATRTGTETVEGVEAYVVSLSHDDESVDVEGTMWVATNDSRLLKARVTDGVNATTVRYDDQRFNASVHESTFAPPADREESATETYDDFDATDEAFDGDLPKLAADGFEFDEATIAGTGDGTLVAQQYADGATNATLVTADGEQVPYEQLNGTDVEIDGTDATAATMQGRTVVVWSDGETTHAIVTDESTDEAIALAETVE; encoded by the coding sequence ATGGACGATTCCGGAACCCGTGGGCGCGTCTCGCCCGCCATCGCCCTCGTGCTGGTCTGCGTCGTGGGGGCGGTCGTCGGCGGCGTGGCGTTCGCACAGACGACCGACGGCCCGTCCGGCGAGGCGATTCTCGAGGATACCCAGGAGAAGTACGAGAGCGCCGAGACGCTCACCGGTAGCGCCGAAATCACGATGTCGAACGCGAGCGCGAACCACACCGGCACCGTCGAGTACGCCCTCGCCGACGACGAGGGAGCGCGCGTCGCGCTCACGACAGACGGCCGAACGGTGACGATGGGTACCAACGGCAGCGTCGCGTGGGTCGATTCGCCCACACTCCAGCGCACGTGGGCCGTCGAGAACGCACGGGACACCAGCGAGGTCTGTGAGGCGGCCCGCGAGCGCGCGGCGACGTTCGACGCCAACGACTCGGCCCCCGGTGCCGAGACAATGGAGGCGGCCGCCGCGAACCTCTCGACGGTCGACTGCGAATCACTGCCGGCCGAGTGGGACGAAGCGAACGACTCACTCCCGACGAATCTCTCCGAGGCGAACCTCTCTGCGACCCGGACCGGCACCGAGACCGTCGAGGGAGTCGAGGCCTACGTCGTTTCGCTCAGCCACGACGACGAGAGCGTCGACGTCGAGGGCACGATGTGGGTCGCGACGAACGACTCGCGGCTGCTCAAAGCCCGTGTCACCGACGGGGTGAACGCGACGACCGTGCGCTACGACGACCAGCGCTTCAACGCCAGCGTCCACGAGAGCACGTTCGCGCCGCCGGCCGACCGTGAAGAGAGTGCAACCGAAACCTACGACGATTTCGACGCCACCGACGAGGCGTTCGACGGCGACTTGCCGAAACTCGCCGCCGACGGGTTCGAGTTCGACGAGGCAACCATCGCAGGGACCGGCGACGGCACACTCGTCGCCCAACAGTACGCTGACGGCGCGACGAACGCCACGCTCGTCACGGCCGACGGCGAGCAAGTCCCCTACGAGCAGTTGAACGGAACTGATGTCGAAATCGATGGGACGGACGCGACCGCGGCGACGATGCAGGGCCGGACGGTGGTCGTCTGGAGCGACGGAGAGACCACACACGCCATCGTGACCGACGAATCGACCGACGAGGCGATCGCGCTCGCCGAAACCGTCGAGTGA
- a CDS encoding cupin domain-containing protein yields the protein MEIIGTDSDPTEALDGVRLALLAGGEAMNVQQFAIDPGASVPAHSHPHEQAGYLVEGTLTFVLDDEERELGPGDSYVIPGGESHGAENRGDETVRGIDVFNPPRENPDWAE from the coding sequence ATGGAAATCATCGGCACCGACAGCGACCCCACAGAGGCGCTCGACGGCGTTCGCCTCGCCCTGCTGGCCGGCGGCGAGGCAATGAACGTCCAGCAGTTCGCGATCGACCCCGGAGCCAGCGTGCCCGCCCACAGCCATCCCCACGAACAGGCCGGCTATCTGGTCGAAGGGACCCTGACGTTCGTTCTCGACGACGAGGAGCGCGAACTCGGCCCGGGCGATAGCTACGTGATTCCCGGCGGCGAGTCCCACGGGGCCGAAAATCGCGGCGACGAAACCGTTCGTGGTATCGACGTCTTCAACCCGCCGCGCGAAAATCCCGACTGGGCGGAGTGA
- a CDS encoding DUF5817 domain-containing protein, giving the protein MYAVVGCGECSTLWVVEGRPETTRCPSCRKRHRFERLKKFAETDDADAARQARTALLTDRSEHAPDELDSFADLESRAESGGMSDKEFLDRSGLDAERVREVGERATEGSGSQSRMETVRAALADLDRPTEEEIVAYARERDVPAEFTERALEKLVRRGAASEHRGQYRSI; this is encoded by the coding sequence ATGTACGCGGTGGTCGGCTGCGGAGAGTGCAGCACCCTCTGGGTGGTCGAGGGCCGCCCGGAGACGACGCGATGTCCCTCCTGTCGAAAACGCCACCGCTTCGAGCGGTTGAAGAAGTTCGCCGAGACCGACGATGCCGACGCCGCCCGCCAGGCCCGCACCGCGCTGCTCACGGATCGCAGCGAGCACGCGCCCGACGAACTGGACTCGTTCGCCGATCTCGAATCACGGGCCGAGAGCGGCGGGATGAGTGACAAGGAGTTCCTCGACCGATCGGGTCTCGATGCCGAACGCGTGCGTGAGGTGGGCGAGCGTGCGACCGAAGGCAGTGGAAGCCAGAGCCGGATGGAAACCGTTCGTGCGGCGCTTGCCGATCTCGACCGCCCGACCGAAGAAGAAATCGTCGCCTACGCACGCGAGCGCGATGTCCCCGCGGAGTTCACCGAGCGCGCGCTCGAAAAACTCGTCCGCCGGGGTGCGGCGAGCGAACACCGGGGTCAGTATCGCTCGATCTGA
- a CDS encoding isoaspartyl peptidase/L-asparaginase, translated as MQLIVHGGAGDEPDEPGKRQAVLDEAAASDAEAATPVEAVVSAVGILESNPRFNAGVGGAIQSDGIVRTDAGMMTDEREVSAACSMPGVRHAVSVARRVMTETPHVLLAGKHAVSFAEEFGIGSENLTTERTRERFAEAEPPESADVRERIEWVREHFSGADTVGAVAVDEGRVAAATSTGGRWFALAGRVGDVPQVGCGFYASPAGGASATGAGEDIARTTLAREAVRRLEAGENPREAAANVIGEFEELTDSTAGIIVLDDEGRTGSAYNSAAMQTATDT; from the coding sequence ATGCAGCTCATCGTTCACGGCGGTGCCGGCGACGAACCGGATGAACCCGGAAAACGACAGGCCGTCCTCGACGAGGCCGCCGCGAGCGATGCGGAGGCGGCGACGCCCGTCGAAGCGGTCGTCAGTGCAGTCGGTATTCTCGAATCGAACCCGCGATTCAACGCCGGCGTCGGCGGGGCCATCCAATCCGATGGAATCGTGAGAACCGACGCCGGGATGATGACCGACGAGCGCGAGGTGAGTGCGGCCTGTTCGATGCCGGGCGTTCGCCACGCCGTGTCCGTCGCCCGTCGCGTCATGACCGAAACGCCACACGTGCTGCTCGCGGGCAAGCACGCCGTCTCGTTCGCCGAGGAATTCGGCATCGGGAGTGAAAATCTCACGACCGAGCGGACGCGCGAGCGCTTCGCGGAGGCCGAGCCGCCCGAATCGGCCGACGTTCGAGAGCGCATCGAGTGGGTGCGCGAGCACTTTTCGGGAGCGGACACGGTCGGTGCGGTCGCGGTCGACGAGGGCCGAGTTGCGGCTGCGACGTCGACCGGCGGACGGTGGTTCGCCCTCGCCGGTCGGGTCGGCGACGTGCCACAGGTCGGCTGTGGGTTCTACGCCTCACCCGCTGGCGGGGCGAGCGCGACCGGTGCCGGCGAGGACATCGCCCGGACGACCCTCGCCCGCGAAGCGGTGCGACGGCTCGAAGCCGGCGAGAACCCTCGGGAGGCCGCCGCGAACGTCATCGGAGAGTTCGAGGAGTTGACCGACTCCACGGCAGGAATCATCGTGCTCGACGACGAAGGACGGACGGGGAGTGCGTACAACTCGGCGGCGATGCAGACGGCCACCGATACATGA
- the icd gene encoding isocitrate dehydrogenase (NADP(+)): MSYEQVEIPGAGEQITSDDDELAVPDDPIIPIIHGDGIGTDVAPAAQRVLGAAAEATGKEIHWMRLYAGESAREQYDENLPDDTLDALREFKVGIKGPLTTPVGAGYRSLNVALRKRLDLYTNMRPTYHIDGVPSPVKNPDAMDMVNFRENTEDVYAGIEWEAGTEEAEQVREFVEDEMGFTESIHDGPVGIGIKPISEFGTKRLVRQAIDYALANGRESVTLVHKGNIMKFTEGTFRDWGYEVAREEYGENVITEDTLWDERDGEAPDADVVVNDRIADNMLQQILTRTEEYSVLAMPNLNGDYLSDAAGAQIGGLGIAPGANIGDGRFLAEPVHGSAPKYAGQDKVNPTAMILSGRIMLEHLGWQDAADLIYDGVEDAITAKKVTYDIHRQIEGGEKLATSEFADVIIDSIEQNA, translated from the coding sequence ATGTCTTATGAACAGGTCGAGATTCCGGGCGCAGGCGAGCAGATAACCAGTGACGACGATGAACTCGCAGTCCCCGACGACCCCATCATTCCCATCATTCACGGCGACGGTATCGGGACCGACGTCGCCCCGGCCGCCCAACGAGTGCTCGGTGCGGCCGCCGAAGCCACCGGGAAAGAGATCCACTGGATGCGCCTCTACGCCGGCGAATCCGCTCGCGAGCAGTACGACGAGAACCTCCCCGACGACACCCTCGACGCGCTGCGCGAGTTCAAGGTCGGTATCAAGGGACCGCTGACCACTCCTGTTGGCGCGGGCTACCGAAGCCTCAACGTCGCGCTGCGCAAACGCCTCGACCTCTATACGAACATGCGGCCGACCTACCACATCGACGGGGTTCCCTCGCCAGTCAAGAACCCCGACGCGATGGACATGGTCAATTTCCGGGAGAACACCGAAGACGTCTATGCGGGTATCGAGTGGGAAGCCGGCACCGAGGAGGCAGAGCAGGTCCGCGAGTTCGTCGAGGACGAGATGGGCTTCACCGAGTCGATTCACGATGGACCCGTCGGCATCGGCATCAAACCCATCTCGGAGTTCGGCACCAAACGACTGGTCCGACAGGCCATCGACTACGCGCTCGCGAACGGTCGTGAATCCGTTACTCTAGTCCACAAGGGTAACATCATGAAGTTCACTGAAGGAACCTTCCGTGACTGGGGCTACGAGGTCGCCCGCGAGGAGTACGGTGAAAACGTCATCACTGAGGACACGCTCTGGGACGAGCGCGACGGCGAAGCGCCCGACGCCGACGTAGTGGTCAACGACCGCATCGCCGACAACATGCTCCAGCAGATCCTCACCCGAACTGAAGAATACAGCGTCCTCGCCATGCCGAACCTGAATGGGGACTACCTCTCGGATGCAGCGGGCGCACAGATCGGTGGACTGGGCATCGCCCCCGGCGCGAACATCGGCGACGGGCGCTTCCTCGCCGAGCCAGTCCACGGCAGCGCGCCGAAATACGCCGGTCAGGACAAGGTCAACCCGACGGCGATGATCCTCTCGGGACGCATCATGCTCGAACATCTCGGCTGGCAGGACGCCGCCGACCTGATCTACGACGGTGTCGAGGACGCCATCACCGCGAAGAAGGTCACTTACGACATCCACCGGCAGATCGAGGGCGGCGAGAAACTCGCCACCAGCGAGTTCGCCGACGTCATCATCGACAGCATCGAGCAGAACGCCTGA
- a CDS encoding amidohydrolase, with product MTESADLVLTNAEIHTLGDPDGTVDALAVRDGEVVRVDSAYEIDFLDGVDTTTIGLAGRVVLPGFIDAHTHMAEVGKRLVHADLSGTDSPAEAVSRLTARADETDREWVLGYGYDESEWDDSRYLTRADLDGVSTDRPVVAFREDMHTAGVSSAVLDRFTERMPDGDVRQENGDPTGVIVEDALEPVRSAIAPDRAETRELLLAAQERAHELGVTGVHDMVRQSHAPRVYRDLDLDGDLALRVRINYWADHLDAVVETGLATNHGSEFVRTGGIKTFTDGSFGGRTAKLGDPYADGDGTGQWVVPPAELHDIAARVDDADLQMTTHAIGDAAIDEVLDAYADIDPDARHRIEHAELPSAEAIERLASINVVASVQPNFLRWAHDDGLYDARLGTERRKRSNPFRELLDAGVRIAFGSDCMPLDPLFGIDEAVNAPVERQRLTVTEALRAYTSGAAYAGFDEDRLGTVEPGKKADFVVLDSSPWDTSDIAGIDVAMTVVDGEVVHDAR from the coding sequence ATGACCGAGTCTGCCGACCTCGTGCTCACGAACGCCGAAATCCACACGCTCGGAGATCCCGACGGGACGGTCGACGCGCTCGCAGTGCGCGACGGCGAGGTCGTCCGGGTGGACTCGGCCTACGAGATCGACTTTCTGGATGGTGTCGACACCACCACAATCGGCCTCGCTGGTCGCGTCGTCCTGCCGGGGTTCATCGACGCCCACACGCATATGGCCGAAGTCGGCAAGCGCCTCGTCCACGCCGACCTTTCAGGAACTGATTCGCCCGCCGAAGCCGTTTCGCGGCTCACAGCCCGCGCGGACGAGACCGACCGCGAGTGGGTGCTGGGCTACGGCTACGACGAGAGCGAGTGGGACGACTCGCGCTATCTCACCCGTGCAGATCTGGACGGTGTGAGCACCGACCGGCCGGTCGTGGCGTTCCGCGAGGACATGCACACCGCCGGCGTCAGTAGTGCAGTTCTCGACCGATTCACCGAGCGGATGCCGGACGGGGACGTCCGACAGGAGAACGGCGACCCCACGGGTGTGATCGTCGAGGACGCGCTCGAACCGGTTCGGTCGGCCATCGCCCCCGACCGGGCCGAGACGCGCGAGTTGCTACTCGCCGCCCAAGAGCGCGCTCACGAACTCGGCGTCACTGGTGTGCACGATATGGTTCGACAGTCACACGCGCCGCGGGTCTATCGTGACCTCGATTTGGATGGCGACCTCGCGCTGCGCGTGCGCATCAACTACTGGGCCGACCACCTCGATGCGGTGGTCGAAACTGGACTGGCGACCAATCACGGCAGCGAGTTCGTCCGCACGGGTGGAATCAAAACGTTCACCGACGGGAGTTTCGGCGGTCGCACGGCGAAACTCGGCGACCCGTACGCCGACGGCGACGGAACGGGCCAATGGGTCGTCCCGCCCGCCGAACTCCACGATATCGCCGCGCGCGTCGACGACGCCGACCTCCAGATGACCACCCACGCCATCGGCGACGCGGCCATCGACGAAGTGCTCGACGCCTATGCCGACATCGACCCGGACGCACGCCACCGCATCGAACACGCCGAACTCCCATCGGCGGAAGCGATCGAGCGCCTCGCCAGCATAAACGTCGTGGCGTCGGTCCAGCCGAACTTCCTCCGGTGGGCACACGACGATGGTCTCTACGACGCTCGTTTGGGGACCGAGCGCCGAAAGCGGTCGAACCCCTTCCGAGAGCTACTCGATGCGGGGGTCCGGATCGCCTTCGGTAGCGACTGCATGCCGCTCGACCCACTTTTCGGAATCGACGAAGCGGTCAACGCTCCGGTGGAACGCCAGCGACTCACCGTGACCGAGGCGCTCCGTGCGTACACGTCGGGCGCAGCGTATGCTGGATTCGACGAAGATCGGCTGGGAACGGTCGAACCCGGAAAGAAGGCGGATTTCGTCGTGCTCGATAGTTCGCCGTGGGATACTTCCGATATCGCCGGCATCGACGTGGCGATGACGGTCGTCGATGGCGAGGTCGTTCACGACGCGCGCTGA
- a CDS encoding ABC transporter ATP-binding protein: protein MSSTAETPSADDRVVRLADVRKTYDLGGTVEALAGVSLTLAAGSYTAVMGPSGSGKSTLLNLVGALDTPTEGRVEVAGHDVGTDSEAERAGIRGTEIGFVFQTFNLMPRMDAIENVTLPLLFDDWPRERRRERARELLSLVGLGDRLDHRPNELSGGQRQRVAIARALAPDPAVVLADEPTGNIDTETGAEIMGLLDDVNARGNTVLLVTHERAIAEHAERIVHIRDGLIEKTERLDGTGRSA from the coding sequence GTGAGTTCCACAGCCGAGACGCCGTCGGCCGACGACCGGGTGGTCCGACTCGCGGACGTGCGGAAGACCTACGACCTCGGCGGCACGGTCGAGGCGCTCGCCGGCGTCTCGCTCACGCTCGCTGCGGGCTCGTACACCGCCGTGATGGGGCCGAGCGGTTCGGGCAAGAGCACGTTGTTGAACCTCGTCGGTGCGCTCGACACGCCGACCGAGGGTCGCGTCGAGGTCGCCGGCCACGACGTCGGGACGGATTCGGAGGCCGAACGCGCCGGGATTCGGGGAACGGAGATCGGTTTCGTCTTCCAGACGTTCAACCTCATGCCCCGGATGGACGCGATCGAGAACGTCACTCTCCCCCTCCTGTTCGACGACTGGCCGCGCGAGCGCCGCCGCGAGCGCGCCCGCGAACTGCTCTCGCTGGTGGGACTCGGCGACCGCCTCGACCATCGTCCGAACGAACTCTCGGGTGGGCAGCGCCAGCGCGTCGCCATCGCGCGGGCGCTCGCGCCCGACCCTGCCGTGGTGCTCGCCGACGAGCCGACCGGCAACATCGACACCGAGACCGGGGCCGAGATCATGGGGCTGCTCGACGACGTGAACGCCCGCGGCAACACCGTCTTGCTGGTAACCCACGAACGCGCCATCGCCGAGCACGCCGAGCGGATCGTCCACATTCGTGACGGACTCATCGAGAAAACCGAACGGCTCGACGGGACGGGGCGGAGCGCATAG